One uncultured Carboxylicivirga sp. genomic window, GTGAGAAATGGTCGTTAGACGAAATTGAGAATGAGATTGCGCGATTAAAAAGCCTTCCACATTATCCCCGAATCATTATACTCTTACTGGTAAGTCTTGCTGATTTATCGTTTTGTCGTTTGTTTGGTGGAGGAATGATTGAAATGAGTGTAGCTTTCGGAGCCACATTCGTTGGTTTATTCGTTCGACAGGAAGCTGTTAAAAAAACCTTTAATCCATATCTATGTATCTTTTTTGCTTCTCTTGCCTCTTCTTTGATATCAGGCTTGGCTGTTAAATTCAATTTAGGAGATCATCCTGAGTATGCTTTCGCAACCTCTGTTTTATATCTGATTCCGGGAGTACCATTAGTCAACTCCTTTTCCGACATTATTGACGGAAATATAATGAATGGAATTGTGAGAGGTATGCACGGAATGGTAATCGTTCTGTCTATTGCATTGGGATTGGCTTTATCATTATTAATTTATCAGATTTAAGAGATGACTGTACTTTCAATTTTCGAACATATGTTATGGCCAGCATTGGCCTCCATCGGATTTGCTATATTATTTAATGTACCCCATCGTACCTTAATTGTGATTTTGGGCATGGGTGCTGTTTGTGGCCTAACGAAATATGTTAGTATGGAGTTTGGTATGCATGTAATTACTGCCAGCTTTTTAGCTGCAATTGTGGTTGGTTTTTTAAGTATCAGTGCAGCTCAAAATAAGCTATCGCCTATGTATGTATTTGCAATTCCATCAATCATTTCGATGATACCCGGAGCATTTTCATACCGTACTATGCTGGGACTAATACAGTTAACACAAGATTTATCAACAGATCAATACGTAGAAGTGCTACATAATGTAACCAGCAATGGTTTAAATGCTGTTTTTGTATTGTTATCTATATCAGTTGGCGTATCGATACCCATGCTGTTGACTCGTCATGAGTCAGCACGCGAAATAGTTGCTTTGGTTAAACGCAATCCATAAGATTTACATTGCCTTACCTTTTTTATAATGAAAGTGTGTTACAATGGTTTCTATGGCAATCTTGATGGCCTCACCAATTGGATACATCTTCTGAGCCTTATGATAATCAACAAACTGTAACCTTTGATAATAATCAGTTGCTTTGGGACCTAATGGTTTTGCACAAAGCAGCTCATTTGCTCTCGCCACCTCCTTCTGATGTTCTGTTTGTATGGTTTTACAAGTTGCAAGCACTCGTCGGTCATATTTATCTATGCGATAAGTATATCCAAAAATTCTGCATATCAAACCCCGTTGCTCATAAAACATGCACCCTATTCTTGAGCCATTAATGGAGAATGGATCCAAAAGAGGACAAATAGTAGAATTATTAACCTGATCTATTCGTGTTAGAATTTCGTTATATAAATTATTTTG contains:
- a CDS encoding threonine/serine exporter family protein; this translates as MEKSIHKDQVERFGSILLEIGSLLMSYGANSMRIRVTLNRIAKAFGYNLELLITHRALMLHIDDKDDQHSFNQLKRTSPHGVNFRLVSGISNMSWRIVSEKWSLDEIENEIARLKSLPHYPRIIILLLVSLADLSFCRLFGGGMIEMSVAFGATFVGLFVRQEAVKKTFNPYLCIFFASLASSLISGLAVKFNLGDHPEYAFATSVLYLIPGVPLVNSFSDIIDGNIMNGIVRGMHGMVIVLSIALGLALSLLIYQI
- a CDS encoding threonine/serine exporter family protein — translated: MTVLSIFEHMLWPALASIGFAILFNVPHRTLIVILGMGAVCGLTKYVSMEFGMHVITASFLAAIVVGFLSISAAQNKLSPMYVFAIPSIISMIPGAFSYRTMLGLIQLTQDLSTDQYVEVLHNVTSNGLNAVFVLLSISVGVSIPMLLTRHESAREIVALVKRNP
- a CDS encoding YkgJ family cysteine cluster protein, encoding MTIVRKVRAVERLFKTLEKDVQKLKEHTGISCADNCIKCCTTSNIVATAVEFYPLAYYLVQNNLYNEILTRIDQVNNSTICPLLDPFSINGSRIGCMFYEQRGLICRIFGYTYRIDKYDRRVLATCKTIQTEHQKEVARANELLCAKPLGPKATDYYQRLQFVDYHKAQKMYPIGEAIKIAIETIVTHFHYKKGKAM